Genomic segment of Paenalkalicoccus suaedae:
ATATGTCTCAGCTAGAGGCAGGACAGGTGACGATGGTTCCTGAACCTTATGAAATAAACGAGCAGGTGGCGTTTACAGTGGCAAAGCTTGCGCCACAGCTTGAGGCGAAGCAAATGACCATACACGTAGAGGCACCGTACACGGATACATGTGTGATGGCGGATCGAAATCGAATGGAGCAGGTGTTTATCAACTTGTTACAAAACGCGATTCAATTTTCTCCTAGAGGATCGGAGGTAGTGGTGCACGTAGAGGTACTTACGAAGACAATCGCTATACGTATTACGGATCAGGGTCCGGGCATTGAAGAGGGCCAGATAAGTGAGATTTGGAAGAGGTTTTATAAGGCGGATAAGGCGCGAACGAATAAGGCAGGAAGCGGGATTGGGCTCTCGATCGTCAAATCCATTTTAGATCAGCATGACGTCGAGATTGTCGTGACGCGTGCAACGCAGGATGGGGTGGGAACGACCTTTGCATTTGAATTGCCACGATACGTGGAAAGTGAGGAGTAGTCGATTGATTAGATGGCGTTAACGCTCTGTTAACATAGCGCAGGTATGCTTAGAGGGATTACACAAAGAGAGGTTGATACTCATGTATAATGCTGCTTATATTTTACACATTGCCGGTCTTGCGCTGTGGATCGGATCGTTTGTCGCGTTTGGCTACTTACTACGCTCCCTTGTCAAATCGTCTTATGGGTTAGAAAATATAACGCCCGTTTTAGCACGAATTCGACGTTGGGTGAACATAGGCATGGTTCCGAGTGCCATCGTCGTGATGGCGACAGGCGTCTTTATGATCATTCAGTTGAACCGGGAGACGCTTCCGTTTTACTTGTTGTTTATGGAGCAAGCGGGTTCGATGGTTATTTTAATTACGGTAATTATGGTCTCCATTTACAGTAGAAAGCTTCGTAAAAAGCTTCAAGGCCTTCCGATGAAAAAGGAGCAGTCGTTAGAGACGTTAAGCCTTCACTATACGAACTATTTGTTTGGCTCTGCTTCGTTGGCGATGCTTATCGTGATTGTCGTTGGATTGAGAATTTCGTAATTGGCACAGACAGAGGGCGTAAAAAAAGAACCTAGATGGCTAGGTTCTTTTTGGCGTTTTACGGCTTTAAGTATGTGAATCCCTACACGCTCTTTTTCGGTTGCTTGGCTTGGTGCTCTTTAATCATCTTTTTAAGCTTTTTAATCTCGTCTTCGTGGGCGCGGATGCGCTCTTCGAGTCTGTCGACATACGTGTTCTCTTTCCCGTTTGCTTTCGCGAGCTTAATCTCCTCTGATTTGTCGAGGCGTAGCACGCTTTGCCAACGGTTGCGAACCACATCGGTCGCAATGTCGAGTTCTTTGCCCGCGTGCTCAAAGGCTTTCAGTTGTGTTTTGCCAGAATTGATAAAGTCCATCACAATCGTCGTAATTTGTTGATCAATTTCAGGCGTCCAGGCAGGGCGCGCTTTCTTACCGACAGCTTCACGTCCCTCGATCTTCGCCTCCTCAAGTTCTTTCAATAATGTTGGGCGCAGCACCTGATTCCATCTATTTAAGATCGGCCCTCGCTCCTTATCAAATTCCTTCGCAAGCTCAATCAGTGCTTCTCGGCGCGTTCTTCCGGATGCTACATAGTCAAGGATGACCTCCGTGATGCGTGCGTCCTGTTCCTCTGTCCATATGTGCTTTCGTTTTGCCATGTTCATTCTCCTCTCTCTATTTTCTGTCCATTAGGGGTGAAAATTTGGTTTAATATGTACTAGTCTTTAATAACTACTCCCATTAGGGTCGCGAGCTGAATCGCCTGATGGGACGAAACGATGCAACCCTTTAGATCCGCTAGCGACACGGTTAGTGTATCGAAGGTGGACGTGCTGATATCGATCCCATTTAAAGGGGTTTGCTCAAAATTAGCGCCATCAAGCTGGCACTGATCGTAGGCGACCTTTTTAAAGGTGCAATCGTAAAAGTCTGCTTGCTTTAACGAGCTCTCCTTGAAGCGGACTTTAACAAGCTTGGAATTGCCGAAGGCAGCCAGGTGAAGGATGCAATCCGAGAATGTGACGTTGCCGAGTGAAGACTCCGGGAACTCACAGCCGACAAGCTTGCAGGTTGTAAAGGTGACGCGGTGAATCGAGGCCCGCGCCATGTTGACGTTTGAGAAGTCACAGTTTTGGAAGTGCACGTCGGTTAAGTCGATTTGACTAAAGTCGGTATTGGTAAACTGACAGTTTTTAATCACAGCATCATGAATTCTTACGCGCTCTAGCGTCTCGTTACTGAAGTCCGATTGCTGGATCTCACACGTGGATAGGGTGCGGTCCTCGTCCTCCCAAATATCATGAAAGGAGAGGGCTTCTAATTTTGCAGGGATTTTTGGGACATCGATTTTCATCATACACGTCCTTTCATGGTTTGAAAACACTATTTTAAATGGTAAATAATAGTATAACACTATTATTAGTGTAAATGCTGTTTTATTTTTTAGATTAGGTAAAAGTACTAGTGGGAGGGGGGAGTGGTGGTATTACGTGAATGACGTTTATTTTGGCGGCGTGTGCATTCGTGGACGCGCAGTCTGCAATTCACCTTGATCTGTGTGCATTAATTTTGACGGTGTGCATTTTAAGGTCCGCGGCGTGCATTTCCACGGTGTTAGTGTGCATTCATGGTCGCGCAGTCTGCAATTCACAATGATCTGTGTGCATTAAATTTGACCGTCTGCATTTTATAGTTCGCGGCGTGCATTTTCACGGTGTTGGTGTGCATTCATGGTCGCGCAGTCTGCAATTCACAATGATCTGTGTGCATTAAATTTGACCGTCTGCATTTCAAGGTCTGCGGCGTGCATTTTCACGGTGTTGGTGTGCATTCATGGTCGCGCAGTCTGCAATTCACAATGATCTGTGTGCATTAAATTTGACCGTCTGCATTTCAAGGTCTGCGGCGTGCATTTTCACGGTGTTGGTGTGCATTCATGGTCGCGCAGTCTGCAATTCACAATGATCTGTGTGCATTAAATTTGACCGTCTGCATTTCAAGGTCTGCGGCGTGCATTTCCACGGTGTCGGTGTGCATTCATGGTCGCGCAGTCTGCAATTCACCTTGATCTGTGTGCATTAATTATGACCGTCTGCATTTTATAGCCCGCGGCGTGCATTTCCACCTCCAATAAAACCTCAGCCACCAAAAACGAATTGAATCAACCCAACTGCCAGCCTACAAAACCTCACTCGCACCGATAGAGAAAAAGCTTTTAGAAAAATCACGTGTGTTTCATCTCTTAAACAAGAAAAAGAGGCCGATTTTTACATCGGCCCCTACTTTCTATAAGAACTATTCACTGTTTGAAAGCTTATTGATATGGCGACTGAACATGACCAATACTGCGAGACCGACCGTAGCGAAGCCGCTAGCTGTGATCATGACAACTTGTACGTGGACGAGGTCGACAAAAAAGCTGAATCCTAAAACCGACATAGCAAACGTCAGTAAATAGGCGGCTTCCTGTGCGGCATAAATATAAGGGAGGTCCTCTTCATCAGACTGCTTTTGAATATAGGTTACTTCAAGCAGTCCCTTGATCTGATTGGCACATCCATACAAGAAAGCAAGCCCTACGGCCATAAGTGGCATCGTTGTGAGGGATAGTCCCAAAATGGCTAGCATCATGACACTCGCGGTTATAAAAAGAAGGGCTTTAAAAAAGCGTTCGATCCTTGCACCGGCTAGAAAAGCCACGATGCTCGCAACGAGTAATCCCGATACTAACAGTGCGTTCATATAGCCCCACCAAGCCTCGCTTACTTGGAGTTGCTGCTCTACATACACATACATAATGGAGGCAAGCCACACGATGTTAGCAGAGGAAATGAAGATACCAGACACGGTTAATGCCAGTAAATCCTTCCTCCTTATTAGGAGACGCCAGCCTCGTTTTGCCTCGCTCATCAGACTAGGTAACTCTTGCTCCTCGTAAATCGGAGCTGGTACCACGATTTTCCAAATTAGAAAGGAAGAGAGGCAGTAGAGTATGACGGTGAGAATCAGGGCGGAGGTGGAGCTTGTTGTCGCAACAAGTAGCGCTCCGAGTGGCCACACGGCGATCTCCACCGTTTGACTTACGGATTCCATCCAGCTGTTCGAGCGGAGCAGGGCATCGCGCTCCACAATTTTAGGGATTAGCGCGCTGCTTGATGGGCTAGCCCAGCCGTCCAAAAAGCCGAGTAAAGAGACGAACACGTACAAAAGAGGCGTGTTCGACTCAGTTAGCCAAAAGAGTGTAAAAAAGACGAGTAGGATCATCGTGATCGTTTTAAGCAGTTGGCTGTAGACCATAATGTCCTTCACGTGAAGGATCCGAAACAGGGTCGGCGCTAAAAAGGCACTTAAAAAGCGGCTTAGCGTCGTAATAAACGGCACGAGCGCCATGAAAAATGCCGAGCCGGTCAGCGTGTAGATTAGGGGCATCAGCCCAATAATAAATAAGGCATCACCTATATTGGATGATGTCTGGCCCGTTCATAGATATACAAAGGAACGTCTAGAGTCATGCATAGGTAAATTTCCCCTTTCAAGCTACGTATTTAGTTGTACGTGGTAAAGGGAGTGGATTTACATAGGAAGATCGCTCCTAAAAGTAGTTTGATACTACCTATTATATGGAAAAATAGGGTGAGCGACAATAGTTTATTTGTAAGGGAATGGATAATGAGATGAGAGTCATAGGTCATAAGGCTGTTTAAATGAGATCATCCCTGCTATAATATGGATAGTTTTTAATGTTATTTCCAAAGGGGTAGGGGCGAATGAGTATTCCGATTAAAAAGACGAAATGGCAGCTTACCTATGAGGGAATCATGGCGGTTCTTGCGCTCGTGTCGGTTTCGTTCATATGGGGAGACCAATCGATCCCGCTCGTAAGGAACCTTGACGTACTTATTTGGATTATTTTTGTGATAGATGTAG
This window contains:
- a CDS encoding pentapeptide repeat-containing protein; translated protein: MKIDVPKIPAKLEALSFHDIWEDEDRTLSTCEIQQSDFSNETLERVRIHDAVIKNCQFTNTDFSQIDLTDVHFQNCDFSNVNMARASIHRVTFTTCKLVGCEFPESSLGNVTFSDCILHLAAFGNSKLVKVRFKESSLKQADFYDCTFKKVAYDQCQLDGANFEQTPLNGIDISTSTFDTLTVSLADLKGCIVSSHQAIQLATLMGVVIKD
- a CDS encoding MFS transporter, with amino-acid sequence MGDALFIIGLMPLIYTLTGSAFFMALVPFITTLSRFLSAFLAPTLFRILHVKDIMVYSQLLKTITMILLVFFTLFWLTESNTPLLYVFVSLLGFLDGWASPSSSALIPKIVERDALLRSNSWMESVSQTVEIAVWPLGALLVATTSSTSALILTVILYCLSSFLIWKIVVPAPIYEEQELPSLMSEAKRGWRLLIRRKDLLALTVSGIFISSANIVWLASIMYVYVEQQLQVSEAWWGYMNALLVSGLLVASIVAFLAGARIERFFKALLFITASVMMLAILGLSLTTMPLMAVGLAFLYGCANQIKGLLEVTYIQKQSDEEDLPYIYAAQEAAYLLTFAMSVLGFSFFVDLVHVQVVMITASGFATVGLAVLVMFSRHINKLSNSE